The segment CTTCAAGGAGGGAAATTTCCTGAGTGTAGAGAAACAAACTCGGTACAAAACACCAAGTCACATTCTGGAATCAATCAGTCAATATCGTCATGGCTCAAGCAAGGGCCAGGGTGAAGCAAAGGAGTGCTTTAGCAGTGAAAAAACTAGTTTTGTCAATCACCGCCGTTGCTGTCATGGGAATCATTCTTTCAACCTGTACGGTCGCCACCGCACAGAATTCAGCCGGTGGTTCAAGTGCACCACATAAAATCGGTTTGATTGACATGGCTCACATCTTCAAGAACTACGAAAAGTTCAAAGATGAGCGTAAACAAATCGAGGAAGATCTCAAATCAGCATCGGAAGGTGCTAAAAGTAAGCGTCTCGAAATTGAAAAATTACAGGAAATCCTGAAGGGTATCAGCCCTACCTCCTCTGAATTCAGCGTCAGAGAAAAAGAAGTAGCGGGAGCCGTCGCTGATTTTCAGGCCGATGCCAGCGCGATTAAACGTGAACTGGTCATGAAAGAGGCGGATCTGTATAAACGGACTTATCTGGAAGTCACTGACATCATCAGTAAGTATGCTAAAGCCTACAACTACACACTTATCTTGCGATACAGTGCAGAAACAGTGGAAGCAGATGATGGCCCACAAGACGTCATGCGTAAAATGGGCAGCCAGGTTGTCTTCCATCAGGAAAGCGACGATATCACCAACGCAGTCCTGAAATTCATGAATGATCAATACAAACCTTCGGCCGCAAGTCGCGGAACCGGAACCCGAAAATAGACGATGCGGTGATGCGGTCCACTTGGCCGTTGATACCAAATCAGTAGGACAGGAATCCCGGCAGTGTGGTGTCGTCATACTACACTGTCGCTTTAATCTGAGAGCAGGACCACGTGACCGCAAGCAGTCGATCGCAGACTCGCCAACAACAGACCATTAAAAAGTCTGTCTCATGCCGGGGTATCGGTTTCATCACCGGTGCGGAGATCGAAGTCCACTTTCATCCTGCCCACACAAATACGGGAATTCAGTTTCAACGAACAGATCAAGCCGGTCTCCCTGTGATACCAGCCCTGGTTGAATACTGTGTTCCTCGACAACGTCGAACAGCGTTACAGAATGGGGAATGTTCACTCGAGCTGACCGAACACGTTCTCGCTGCCCTGGCTGGGTTGCAGATCGATAACTGTCTGGTCGAAGTGAGCGGCGTCGAGTTACCCGGTGGAGACGGATCAAGTCTGATCTTCACCGAACCGTTGCTCGAAGCAGGTATCGAAGTTCAATCGGCACCTCGTCAGGTGCTGGTGATTGACCGGCAGATATCTGTTAAAAACGATCAACGGATGGAGTTATTTGTCCGACCTGCAAATCAGGCTGAAATGCAGATTGGGTATCAACTCGATTACGGTCCTCGCTCGCCGATATTTCCACAGGTTTTTCATCTTTCCATCTCTCCGGAAACTTTCCAGAGGGAGCTCGCCGCCAGTCGCACTTTTGTACTTCAGGATGAAGTTGAAGCACTTCGGGCATTGGGTTATGGAAAGCGGACCACCTACCAGGATCTCCTGGTGTACGGTCCGGAAGGAGTCATTGATAATAAGCCAAGATTTGTTGACGAATGTGTTCGTCATAAAATGTTGGATTGCGTTGGGGATTTTGCTCTACTGGGTTGCGATATTCACGGATACTTCCAGGCCTATCGTTCTGGTCACGAGTTAAATCGAAAACTAATCCGTCAAATTCGCACCGAGTATCGGGGGGAGTTGGAATCAGGCTCACGCCAAAAAGTGGCCTGAATCCATCGCAGATAGAGGCACAAGGATGTCGCCATGTCTCGGAAGATTTCACATTTAGCTTATGTCGATCCGCGAGCGGAACTAGCCGATGACGTTGAAGTCGGCCCGTTTTGTTATGTAGGTCCGCGAGTCGCCTTGGGACGAGGCTGTCGATTAGACAGTCACGTAACTCTGGTTGGCCACACGATTGTCGGGGAGCGTAACCGCTTCTATCCGAACGCCGTTGTGGGTGCGGATCCGCAGGATATCAGTTACCAGGAATCGGAAACAGAAGTCATCATTGGAGATGACAACGTTTTCCGTGAAGGGGTAACCGTTAATCGTGGAGCGGAAAAAGAAGATCACGTTACGCGCATCGGCAATCGAAATATGCTGATGGCGAACAGCCACGTCGCGCACAACTGCCATATCCATAATGGGGTCATCCTGGTGAATGGTGTGCTGCTGGGTGGTCACGTGCATGTTCACGATGGTGCCATCATCTCGGGGAACTGCGTCGTGCACCATTTCTCGACGATTGGCAAACTGTCATTCGTCAGCGGTGGCTGCCGTGTACCACACGACATTCCTCCCTTCATGCTAGCTGCGGGAAGTGATAATCCGACAATCCGGACAATCAATCTCGTCGGGATGCAACGTTCGGGAATCAGTCGAGAGACCATCAGCCTGATCAAACGCGCCTACAAAATGCTGTACCGCGAGTTCAAGACGCTCGATGAAATTCGGGAATTATTCTCGACTGAACTGGAAACTGTACTGCCCATCGAACTGGCGAGTTTGTTAACATTTATCGATCAACAACGCAAAGGACGCATGGGCCGCGCTAGGGAAGCGTTTCGGAATACCCCTGCATCTGCCGATGGATCGAAAGAACGGAGAGCGGCATGAGCCGGTTGAAACTGGGCGTAATCGGTGTCGGAGCACTGGGTCGACACCATGCTCGAATTCTATCCGAGATGAACGGAGTCGATCTAGTCGGCGTCGCGGAAGTCAATCCCGAACAGGGTCAATCCGTCGCGGCTGCCTGCAATACAACCTGGTACACCGACCCGAACGAATTGCTCGACAAAGTCGATGCGGCCTCCATTGTCGTTCCTTCTATCTATCACCTGGACGTCGCTAAAAAATTCATCAGCCGCGGCTTACCCGTGATGATCGAGAAACCGCTTGCTGCAACCTATGCCGACGCTTCGCGTATTTTTGAACTTGCTGAAAAGCACTCCTGTCTGGTTCAAGTAGGACATATCGAACGGTTTAATCCCGCTTTCCAGATGGTGGCCGATAGCTGTTCCACTCCTAAATACATTCGCTGCGAGCGCCTCGCCCCGTTTACCTTCCGATCTACAGACATCGGCGTCGTCCATGACCTGATGATCCACGATATCGATCTGGTCCTCGCACTCAACAATTCGCCGCTCGCCCGCGTGGAAGCTTTCGGCGCTTCTGTCGTCAGCGACCACGAAGACTGCGCCCAAGCCCGGCTACACTTTGAAAATGGCTGCATCGCCGACTTGAATGCCAGCCGGATTCACCCCGAAGCCCGCCGCACTCTGCATTGCTGGGGTTATGAGGGAAGTTTCACCGCCGACCTGAACACACGAGAAGTCTCATCTTTCAAACCGGGCGAAACATTAAAACATGGTCCATCGCTGACGGAACGGTCTCGACGACCGGGGGCCGATATCGAACAGATGAAACAAGACATCTTCGGTAAACAAATCGAAATGGATCAGGTCACTCTTCCGAAAGTGGATGCACTGACGGCCGAGTTACAGAACTTCGTCGACAGCATTCTGCAGGGTGTTCAACCTGTCGTAAACGCCCAAGCGGGTCTCTCCGCCATGGAAGTCGCCGAAGCCGTCCTTACGTCGATTAAGAGCCATCAATGGGAAGGTTCGAAAGCAGGCCCAGTTGGACCGCATTTCGAAATTCCCGCCGCAGCCGGTCTGCGGGTCGCTTAACGACAATTCGTCTACGAGCACGTCTCAATACACCCCTGCCGCCCATACGCCTGATTGCGCCAGCTTCAACTGGCGTCTGCCCTGGCCGAAACATATAATAAATCTCTTATCCGATTGCGTATCGAGGGAGATTTCTAATACATGTTTCGAATCGTTCATGAACGGGCGTTGTGGCTCGACTTTATCTTTGCAGGATTGATTCTGTGCGGATTTCTGACTCCAATTTCTGGAGCCGACCCCACCAGCAACGCCAATGAGAATCAGTTCTCAGCTGATCAGTTGGAATTCTTCGAGAAAGAGATTCGCCCGATTCTGGCGAACCGCTGCTACGATTGCCACGGTCCAGAAACGGAGGAAGCCAATCTCCGGCTCGACTCGCGCCCCTCAGTTCTAAAAGGGGGCGACACGGGGCCCAGCATCGTCCCTGGACATCCGAAACAGAGCGAACTGATCGATGCCATCAATTACGAGGCGGGCGGCTACCAGATGCCTCCAGACGGCAAACTGCAGGCCGAAGAAATCGCATCTTTAACCCGCTGGGTGCAAGAAGGGGCCCCCTGGCCTGCAGAAGAAGTTGAAGAATCTGCGACCGGTGACGGATTCAACCTGGCCGAACGAGCAAAGCATTGGTCTTTCCAACCAGTCAAGAAAGTGACTCCTCCAGCGGTCACGGATACCAATTGGCCCCTGCAATCGCTGGATCATTTCATTCTTCGTGAGCTCGAAAAGTCTGAAATCGCTCCCGCTCCACCGGCCGACAGCGAGGTTTGGCTCCGTAGAGTGACTTTCGACCTGACAGGACTACCACCAACAATTGAAGAACGAGACGACTTCCTCAACGACAATTCCGAAACCGCCTACGAGAAAGTTGTAGACCGTCTTCTGGCGTCCGATCAATACGGCGTGCGCTGGGGACGTCATTGGCTGGACCTGATGAGGTTCGCCGAATCATACGGTCACGAATTCGACTACGACATCTACCATGCCTGGCGCTACCGGGATTACGTCGTCAATGCCTTCAATCAGGACCTGCCCTACGATCAGTTCATTAAAGAGCATGTTGCCGGCGACTTGTTTGAAAATCCACGCCGATCCGCAACTGGTCAGAATGAGTCCGTACAGGCAACCGCCTTTTACTGGTTGGGCCAAGGTAAACATTCCCCCGTTGATATCCGCTCCGAAGAATGCGATCTCGTCGATAATCAGATTGATGTCCTCACAAAAAGTTTCCTCGGACTCACCGTCTCCTGCGCCCGCTGCCACGACCACAAATTCGATCCGATCACCACCAAAGATTACTATGCTCTCGCCGGTTACCTGCAGTCCTCCCGCTCGGACTGGACAATCATCAACGACACTCCTGCGGTTCAGGAAACGTTGCACCAACTGGACGAACTCACCACCACCGGTCACCAGAAAGTCAGCCAGAGAATTCTCTCCGAACTGGCTTTACAGCTTGAATCTGACAACACGCTGCTCAACCGCCTGAAGGAAGGATTGTTCGCGCAAGAGAGCATCTCTTCAGAAGCGCATCCATTCCATTTATGGAAAGAAATTGCTTCTAACGAGGACTCGGCCCGTAGACGAGAGATCCTGGGACAAGCGGATACCTCCATTAAAGAGGACGCAAAATTCCGCGAACAGGCCGTCTCCTTCGCGACATTCACACCAGCAGAATCGGCTGATTGGTTCCTGAGACATTTCGTAAAAGAAGAACGATTCTCTCAGTCGGGAGAACTCTCTTTGTCCGCACTTGGGGATGGAAAATGGGAATTCATCACCGGTGGTGCTCTGCACACTGGCCAACTTGGAAAGCAGATGCAAGGTTCTTACCGGTCGCCCACGTTTGAAGTTGAACACAATTTTATACACTACCGAATTCGTAAACAGGGTGGAGAACCGACACAAACCCGAGGATACAAACAAGGCCCGGTCAACTTAGTCGTCGATGGATTGATATTGATCAAGAACCCGCTGTACGGTTCCCTTTCACTCGCCCTTCCGATCGATGGATCCACTGTCTGGTTGTCCCAACAGGTCGACAGGGCGATAGGTCACCGGGCCTATATTGAGATTCTAGACGAAGACGATGGCGACATCGTCGTGGAAAAAATCCTCTTTTCGAACAATCCCAATCCCCCTCTGATACTTACGAATGAAGCCGTTTCCAGCACGCTGTTCGACATGGTTCCCATTGACGTCGATGATCCAATTGACGTCGATGCCGCCTGTTTCAATCTGATTAAAAATATCACTTCTCGGGCAGCCAACGATTTACGAGGTCTCAACCCGGCGGAGATCGAATTGCTCAATAACGTTTTGAGTGTGGCAGTTCCGCTATTTAACGAAGAGGTCCAGCATTCGATTGATC is part of the Polystyrenella longa genome and harbors:
- a CDS encoding OmpH family outer membrane protein: MKKLVLSITAVAVMGIILSTCTVATAQNSAGGSSAPHKIGLIDMAHIFKNYEKFKDERKQIEEDLKSASEGAKSKRLEIEKLQEILKGISPTSSEFSVREKEVAGAVADFQADASAIKRELVMKEADLYKRTYLEVTDIISKYAKAYNYTLILRYSAETVEADDGPQDVMRKMGSQVVFHQESDDITNAVLKFMNDQYKPSAASRGTGTRK
- the lpxC gene encoding UDP-3-O-acyl-N-acetylglucosamine deacetylase, producing the protein MTASSRSQTRQQQTIKKSVSCRGIGFITGAEIEVHFHPAHTNTGIQFQRTDQAGLPVIPALVEYCVPRQRRTALQNGECSLELTEHVLAALAGLQIDNCLVEVSGVELPGGDGSSLIFTEPLLEAGIEVQSAPRQVLVIDRQISVKNDQRMELFVRPANQAEMQIGYQLDYGPRSPIFPQVFHLSISPETFQRELAASRTFVLQDEVEALRALGYGKRTTYQDLLVYGPEGVIDNKPRFVDECVRHKMLDCVGDFALLGCDIHGYFQAYRSGHELNRKLIRQIRTEYRGELESGSRQKVA
- the lpxA gene encoding acyl-ACP--UDP-N-acetylglucosamine O-acyltransferase; amino-acid sequence: MSRKISHLAYVDPRAELADDVEVGPFCYVGPRVALGRGCRLDSHVTLVGHTIVGERNRFYPNAVVGADPQDISYQESETEVIIGDDNVFREGVTVNRGAEKEDHVTRIGNRNMLMANSHVAHNCHIHNGVILVNGVLLGGHVHVHDGAIISGNCVVHHFSTIGKLSFVSGGCRVPHDIPPFMLAAGSDNPTIRTINLVGMQRSGISRETISLIKRAYKMLYREFKTLDEIRELFSTELETVLPIELASLLTFIDQQRKGRMGRAREAFRNTPASADGSKERRAA
- a CDS encoding Gfo/Idh/MocA family protein, producing the protein MSRLKLGVIGVGALGRHHARILSEMNGVDLVGVAEVNPEQGQSVAAACNTTWYTDPNELLDKVDAASIVVPSIYHLDVAKKFISRGLPVMIEKPLAATYADASRIFELAEKHSCLVQVGHIERFNPAFQMVADSCSTPKYIRCERLAPFTFRSTDIGVVHDLMIHDIDLVLALNNSPLARVEAFGASVVSDHEDCAQARLHFENGCIADLNASRIHPEARRTLHCWGYEGSFTADLNTREVSSFKPGETLKHGPSLTERSRRPGADIEQMKQDIFGKQIEMDQVTLPKVDALTAELQNFVDSILQGVQPVVNAQAGLSAMEVAEAVLTSIKSHQWEGSKAGPVGPHFEIPAAAGLRVA
- a CDS encoding PSD1 and planctomycete cytochrome C domain-containing protein, which gives rise to MFRIVHERALWLDFIFAGLILCGFLTPISGADPTSNANENQFSADQLEFFEKEIRPILANRCYDCHGPETEEANLRLDSRPSVLKGGDTGPSIVPGHPKQSELIDAINYEAGGYQMPPDGKLQAEEIASLTRWVQEGAPWPAEEVEESATGDGFNLAERAKHWSFQPVKKVTPPAVTDTNWPLQSLDHFILRELEKSEIAPAPPADSEVWLRRVTFDLTGLPPTIEERDDFLNDNSETAYEKVVDRLLASDQYGVRWGRHWLDLMRFAESYGHEFDYDIYHAWRYRDYVVNAFNQDLPYDQFIKEHVAGDLFENPRRSATGQNESVQATAFYWLGQGKHSPVDIRSEECDLVDNQIDVLTKSFLGLTVSCARCHDHKFDPITTKDYYALAGYLQSSRSDWTIINDTPAVQETLHQLDELTTTGHQKVSQRILSELALQLESDNTLLNRLKEGLFAQESISSEAHPFHLWKEIASNEDSARRREILGQADTSIKEDAKFREQAVSFATFTPAESADWFLRHFVKEERFSQSGELSLSALGDGKWEFITGGALHTGQLGKQMQGSYRSPTFEVEHNFIHYRIRKQGGEPTQTRGYKQGPVNLVVDGLILIKNPLYGSLSLALPIDGSTVWLSQQVDRAIGHRAYIEILDEDDGDIVVEKILFSNNPNPPLILTNEAVSSTLFDMVPIDVDDPIDVDAACFNLIKNITSRAANDLRGLNPAEIELLNNVLSVAVPLFNEEVQHSIDRFQLAVEQLQKQIPKPEKITAITAGTPENEYVLIRGNHEKLGEPVPRRFLEALDPDAAKSGTNSNRLKLADKIASPENPLTARVIVNRLWLHHFGRGIVASPDNFGILGEAPSHPDLLDFLATELVQQKWSLKAIHRQMVLSQTYRMASELADAHAEEQDPANLLWHRMPIRRLEAEAIRDSVLSVSGQLDLKLGGLSVSPHLTDFMEGRGRPSQSGPLDGDRRRSIYLMVRRNFLNPMFLAFDFPTPHTTMGRRSVSNVPAQALTMMNNPFVVVQAKLWAESILENESASDSDKDRIVRMYLQAFGREPKQEEVDLGVTFLEQQRQEYTGDPESDLKSWSDYAHVLFNVKDFIYLN